From Coturnix japonica isolate 7356 chromosome 1, Coturnix japonica 2.1, whole genome shotgun sequence, the proteins below share one genomic window:
- the LOC116653031 gene encoding PHD finger protein 7-like, translating to MLCFVCGNSGATVICAERGCERRFHLPCAPEGQCITQYTGALRTFCWEHRPQQAVQAAPAPNTTCVICMEPVDDSRSYRTMVCPVCQHAWFHRACIQEQALNAGIYCFRCPVCRERESFVEEMLTMGIRIPNRNPTWEANNAYAALTVRSSRCDASICLYPHGREQSGEGPWELLICSSCAGQATHRRCSLVSNSTTNWECNVCAGEGTGKMQTAACCWAGARRGLAAAAQSGPAQIPPARDKRLPEELTEAHADIQGGPGLEAARLSIVGLPRPTASPEDTAGAGPGGEGQPRGGAAPGYHVGPSTSPAGPNDAVGAAVYKLLFLTIVI from the exons ATG ctctgcttcgTTTGTGGCAATTCAGGGGCCACCGTCATCTGTGCAGAACGGGGATGTGAGCGGAGATTCCATCTCCCCTGCGCCCCTGAGGGTCAATGCATCACCCAGTACACTGGAGCACTCAG GACATTCTGCTGGGAGCACCGCCcgcagcaggcagtgcaggcagcaccGGCACCAAACACGACCTGCGTCATCTGTATGGAGCCTGTAGATGACAGCAGGTCGTACAGAACCATGGTGTGCCCAGTCTGCCAGCACGCCTGGTTCCACCGGGCCTGCATTCAG gaacaggCACTAAACGCGGGGATTTACTGCTTCCGGTGCCCCGTCTGCAGAGAAAGGGAATCATTTGTAGAAGAGATGCTCACAATGGGGATCCGAATCCCAAACAG AAATCCAACATGGGAGGCCAACAACGCCTATGCAGCACTGACAGTTCGCAGCAGTCGCTGTGATGCCAGCATCTGCCTTTACCCCCATGGCAGGGAGCAGTCAGGAGAGGG GCCCTGGGAGCTGCTCAtttgcagctcctgtgctggaCAAGCGACACACCGGCGTTGTTCCCTCGTGAGTAACAGCACAACCAACTGGGAGTGCAACGTCTGTGCTGGAGAGGGCACCGGTAAGATGCAAACAGCCgcgtgctgctgggctggggccaGGCGAGGCCTGGCAGCGGCTGCTCAGAGCGGCCCTGCTCAAATCCCTCCAGCCCGGGACAAAC GGCTTCCAGAAGAGCTGACGGAAGCCCATGCAGACATCCAGGGCGGGCCCGGACTCGAAGCCGCTCGCCTCTCCATCGTCGGGCTGCCGAGACCAACAGCCAGCCCCGAAGACACCGCGGGAGCCGGTCCAGGCGGCGAGGGCCAGCCCAGGGGCGGAGCCGCTCCCGGCTACCACGTCGGGCCCAGCACATCACCAGCCGGCCCTAATGATGCCGTAGGAGCAGCCGTGTACAAGCTCCTCTTCCTAACCATCGTCATCTGA